In Gadus chalcogrammus isolate NIFS_2021 chromosome 13, NIFS_Gcha_1.0, whole genome shotgun sequence, the genomic stretch GAATATATAATTGATAGCGATATTATTTATCTGTGTATATTTATTCCGAGATTTATGACGCGATATATCTGTGGCTGGTACGCCTACCACTTCTGCTGTATATTTTTACTTATGTTAACTATCTCATTTATTTTATCTTGTAGCTGCGATGTGGCGGTTGAGGAAACAAGCCTAATAACATAAGATGTAAAGATTGTTGTAGCCTACAATGTTGACGGATAACCGTGGTTTTTTCTCGCATTGATGAATTACTCCACAACGCACCTTCCCGCAGACCTCGCAGGTGAAGTTCTTGGGCTTCCCGTCCGCCGCCGTGGCGCCGTGGTGGCCCGGCTTGCTGTGCGCTTTTGCGCCGCTCTTCTCCGAGTTCAGGCTGTGGTTCTCCTTCACGATCTGGTCCAGTTGCCCGGGTAAATGCTCCTTGTGCGGGTACTGAGGCGAGGGGAACTTGTCGGCCGAACCCCCGGCCGCCAGCTTGGCGCTCTCCAGCAGTAAGAGTTTGTGGTGCTGGGATAGCGAGGAGGCCTGGGCCTGGGAGCCGGCCAGGGTCGAGGAGAAGAGCTGGCCCGTCAGCAGCTCCGCCGGTGGGTAACCCGCGGCGTCCAGGTAGTTGAGATAGTACAGCGAGCCTCCGGCCGGCATGGTCATGGCCTGGTGGATGACCTGGGGCTTAATCACCCTGCTGCAGCCCGTCAGAAGAGGGTGCTTCAGCCCCGGCTCCACCTTGCTACACATCCCGCAGTTTGCTTTGCACGACGCGCTGGAGGAACCGCACAACGCTCCCCTGAAGTTAGCCTTCCAGAACTCGGAGTAGTTAAGCAGCGCCTTGGCCTGGAGGTCGTAGCTGAATGGATGCAGCGGGATCATGCAGGGCACCGGCGAGCACACACCAAGCAGCTTCCTGCCGTCTGATAGATCCGCTCCTCCGGTCCGGTGGTCCgaggccccccggggccccgagcTCTTGGACATGATCCGGTCGATAGAGAAAGCCAGTGCCTTAGGGGCCGCGGATGGGCCATTCCTTACGCCGTCCAGGCGCGGGAAGGACAGGACGGAGTCCAGGGGGAAAGTTGTCATCGTGAGGAGGAACTGGTGGAGCAGCGAGCAGCCGAGCAGCCAGGCGAACTGTGCTTCCCTGAGCTGCCAGAGGAGACAAGAACATCACTTTATTAATCACCTTGCTTCACAGCGTTCTCATTTGCATCCCAAATGAAATCCTTCTGACAAAAGCATCCAGGGGCCATAGATTACTGCTCATTAAGTAGAACACAGAGCATTAACAAGACAGTAGAGGTCGTGTCAGGGGAAAGGACACAAATGCGACAGCGTTTTATTGACATGAACATGCAGACCGATGATTTAAGTACAAACGAAGCGTTAATAAACGAAGGGGTCTCGGTGTTACCTTGTTCCGGAGGTTCAGCCTGGGCCTGATGGAGcggagagacgaggaggaggaggaggaggcagcaggTCCTCTGTCACCGTGCAGGAGCAGCAGCCGTCATCAGAGACACATCATCACTGAAGGCTGATGTCTCCTGACATCAGCTCAACTCTGTTGGGTGACGAGGAGGCGCCGTCCCAGCACCTCCCTCCACGCCGCCCCTTTTATACCCCGATAGGGGGTCTCCAAGACCTGGACACACTGGGTCGGGACCGAGACTCGCCGGTCCATAATTAAGACCAGCAGAGGTTCAACAATCTGAAGAATTTAGATGATTTAGTTTCACTAAAATGCTAATGTATGaaaactgtgattattatttataaCGATTGTGGTcgtaattgtaataataatttcattaaCGGTAGtctacttattattattatgaatttatctttttttcattattattattaccatcaatttttattattattattattattattattattattattattattattaataataataataatataaataatgatagtATTTGttaatcttcttcttctttttatgtattgatttttttattagttacttattttattattatcatcatcaatatcattgttattattattatagtcattattataattacttTCATTATTATCATCAGTTCTTCcttatattttcatttttttgtccgAGGTCAGAAACTATTTTTATAAATCAATGAAAGAGGTTATCTGAGAATCGACCTCGCAAACGATTTTTCTATGGTCCCTTCCAATTCATCAGATGGTTCAACACCAGAGATGTTGATGGAATGCTGATGTGATGTTGATGTTAGGCCTTTGGGTTCCGCAGGCCGTTTTCATTGAACGCTCTCTTAATCCTCTGGTGGGATAGCTTGGCCATGCTGGTTTATACTTACTATTTGTATAACCGAGAACGTCCAATTTCCACCTGTTTAAGAGCAGATTGGAGCAGAACCGCCCTCGGATCCTATTAATAGTGGTTCCTCCTTCGCCTATTGACAAGAACCAATTTCACCAGCGATTCAGGGCTCAACTCccagtagaaaaaaaaacagctctTTCACTTTGAGCCACTACAGCGCGGCGTGAACCTTGGTTTTGTGTTTCTGAAATGGAGGGTAGGATTAAGCGAAGAAAAGGATTAGCTTGGCCAGAGGTAGAAGGGCCAGTGAAAAGAGCCGGCTTCTAAAGGAGCACAAGTCCCCTGGAATCCACCGCGTTCAGAGCCACAATGACCGCCCGCCCTCCGCCGCTTCCACAAGGGCAGTCTTCAATTCATGTGTTTGCGGACCATTTTACCTCCGAATGAGGAGGGAAAGGGGATCTAACACGAGGGCCCTGATGATGAGTTGATGCACTATGCCTCTGAACCAACCGTCCCCCTTTGAAACGTTGACCACGTGACGCGAGCATATGGAAAAGATTTTTTTGTCAAAGTTACTTATTTGATATATTCATGAATGTATTCTAGTCGTTTGCCTGATaaacgtttctctctctctctctctctctctctctctctctctctctctctctctctctctctctctctctctctctctctctctctctctgtatatatatatatatatatatatatgcatgtagaAGAGTTTAAAGACCTAGGGGTTACAATTTTAACTCTAATCTGCACCCCAGGTTGTAGTGTGGACAACTGAGACCTGACCTGCTCATGGTCCTGCTAGACCTCCTGGGTCCTGCTAGACCTCGTGGGTCCTGCTAGACCTCATGGGTCCAGTCCCGCTCCATCTCACGGGTCCTGCTGCCTGGAGCGGGAGGAACAACTCTTAGCTCTCATTGATCTTGAGACTGATTGACGGGCTCGGTTCTGTCTGGGCCGGCCATTTGTTTTCCCTATTTATCTCACCGTTCAGACTCAAATAAATGTTGTTATGGCTGCATACACCGAGTGAACAGGGCCATGATTGCTTTGTTTTTACGGGCGGTCACGCAGTATATGAACATTGATCCGAGATTGGTTGCTGCACATCCAAACTGTATCCACAATATAGATCATTTGTTGTGGGCATTCCTCCACTTTCTGAAAACGTTCTGCGACCAAAGCACTAAGATAAAGAATATGCCATAAGTCCATCCTCTTTCTGAACGATAAGAAACCGATCCAAACAGGTCTTCTGTTTCTTATATCTCCATTCTCCTTTGGTGCCGTTGTGTCGTTCAACAGGATCTCTGGGTCTGATTCAGACACGTGTACTCACACTACGAACATGGCAGCGTGTTAACCCGGAGGAAGTGAGTGGGGCCGGGAAGGAGTTCtagtcctcctcatcctcctctttaaCTCACGGCTCTCCAAACGGCTTTTAGAGATCAACTCTATTCCCTGGATCTAGGCGTCACAGGACGCACCTGTCCAGATATCAAGAATGACATTCAGCTGGGGGTTCTGTCGTTTATCCAGCATTTAGCACcgcttatttttttatttgatccaCAGGGAACAGAGAAACGAAGTTAAGGAAGTGCTGCGGATAAGAGAAGCCGCGAGAAGGACGCTCGTCGTCGGAGCTCAGCGGCGGTCCTGTCTGATCCTGCGCGAGTCTTTTTGTCAACCCACGTTTCCGTCCCAAAGCCTTCGTGCTGTCACTTCCATtgaccctctgccccccccccccccctccttccccccgctTGGCCAGCTGCTCTTCACAGCCAGACCTGTACTATCACAGGTgtgcgcacacccacacgcacgcgcgcgcgcgcgcacacacacacacacacacacacacacacacacacacacacacacacacacacacacacacgcacgcacacacgcacgcacgcacgcacgcacgcacacacacacacacacacacacacacacacacacacacacacacacacacacacacacacacacacacacacacaaactattgcTGTTTAACCACATTCGGGCACGAGCTGTCACGACAGGTCAATAGTTTGCTTTGTCGTTTTGTGAGATCCGCCTGCACATTTCGGTGAGCGTAAAAAAGTGTTCCCGAGAGATGGGGCTCGAGGTCTCACCTCACGGCACCCTGAGCACCCTGAGCACCCTGAACAACCGCTGTTCCGGAACACAAAAGTGTTTGCGAGAAGCTGATATTTACGAGATGCTGATATTGTAGAGACAAgagatttaaataaaaaaataaaaaaattctctaattgttttattttctgaCTAATAAAAAAACGCTTCTGTCTGTCTCGCCGACTGACTAAAAAACGCTTCTGTCTGTCTCGCCGGAGTACCTATGGGAAAAAACACACCCTCACGATGATTAACTATCCTACATCACTGATAACAATATGTTATAACGTCTTAATGCACTTAAAATAGGCTGTACTTTGACATTCGTCCTcctgcgcgcgcgtgtgtgtgcgtttgtgtttgtgtgtgtgtgtgtgtgtgtgtgtgtgtgtgtgtgtgtgtgtgtgtgtgtgtgtgtgtgtgtgtgtgtgtgtgtgtgtgtgtgtgtgtgtgtgtgtgtggtagcgaGGGAGACTTTGCCTGAGTCTGAATGTGAGGAGTTGGACTACGCGGGGACGCGCAGCTAATCATAACACCGTCCTCAGCCGCGGAGACGCGCACCTCATCAGAACACTGTCCTCACGTGAACACATGGAGAGCCTCATCCCGCACGAGGCTCAATGTAGCGCCAAGGCTCGGGACCCGCGGtggtatggggaggggggggggggtccactgtCACTCATGTGATTCGTGAGATTGCTTTAAACTGTAAGCTACTCTTTTCATGGAAAAAAGATCTAAAATTAATCAGCGCTCGTGTCCCGTTCTTAACGCGGAGATAAGAAGGTCCGCGGGCAGGAGCGGGTAAGAGGCTTCCGGAGGCCGCTCCTAACAGATAGATTATCGGACATCTACCTGCCCTCTCTAACGGGCAATTTGAGGCATGAGCGCAGACAAACACGCATCAGCGCCTCCTCTCCGTGCGCCTCCCGCGCCATGGTGTCACTCCGTCTCCACCAGCCTAACAAATTGCTTTTGCAAAAACAAAACCGAGAGGAAGCGGTGATTGGCGAGCTAGGACGTCTCCATATTGCTTGATATCGTTCTGGGGTCGTTTCATTTTCCTCTCGTCATTGTCCGCACGGGTACCAGGGGCCCCTTGATGGACTCGAGGTCTGGACCCCCCCACCGGCCTAATACAGTAGCGAGACTCGAGGCCAGGTCTGACTGTGATGGTCAATTGCAGATTTTTCTATTTGGATATTGTTATCGTTTTCCCATTTACCCTGTTGATTGGAGCTTAAAAATCCAAGCAGCTCAGATCGTGCCGGCGTAAATCTCGGGGCCCATTAATCCTCCTCGGTGTCTCTCACACAATACCGCCCCACTGCGTGTGGATTTATGGGGAAATTAAACAGATGATATTCGATGGCAACTCACTGACCTGATAGACTGAATGCCAAAATAGTTGTGAgatttgtttgcgtgtgtttgtgtgtgtgtttgtttgtgtgtgcgtgcgcgtgtgtgtgtgaaatgtatgtgtgtgtgtgtgtgtgtgtgtctgtgagagtgtgtgtgtgtgtgtgtgtgtgtgtgtgtgtgtgtgtgtgtgtgtgtgtgtgtgtgtgtgtgtgtgtgcagggccgtcgataaggggtgaaaggtgatgacgattcagggggcccacagcccagggggggcccacaaaaaaaaaaaaaaaagttttttttttttttttcttttttatttaaaattattattttatcaccagcccatagtacttccatagtacccccccccccccccccccccccccccgtcaacacttgttctccccggtcaacaattgcccccccccgtcaacaattcagcgcaggggggcccatcagtaaatcttgtctaggggcccaggaattgtagcaacggccctgtgtgtgtgtgtgtgtgtgtgtgtgtgtgtgtgtgtgtgtgtgtgtgtgtgtgtgtgtgtgtgtgagtgtgtttgtgtgggtgaatGTGCGTGCCCGTACATCTTTCTGATCATTCCTTAACGTAGTATGGAACGGTTGACCTCGGAGAAAATTAGGTCATGGATTCTTTGACATAATGCTAAAAACAGCGAAATTCTTTCTTATCTTCTGCACTATATCGCTCTCGGTCCAGTATTGGAAGTTTATAGCGTATGTTGGACGAGGCATTACCATTTAGCATTAGGCCTACTTCTTTATGTTGGTTAATTATAACAAATTCCCAAATTGACTCGAGTTTGATATCAAACATAAAACATCCGTGCTGTACgtttatgtaaataaatattgaacaaAATTAATTTACAAGTTAAAAATACACATTCTATTTGATAAATTACAGGTTATAATAGCAAAGTAAATGCGAATCATGTCCCCAAAaacttaaataaatataaacaaaaactgaaccaaAAAACAGAATTAAAGCTGATAATTTTGCACATTGCATGCCTGTATCAGTTGTCCTTGTTCTTAATACAAGCATTACAACTAGGCTGGACTGGAAtctgtttttcttattttt encodes the following:
- the fezf2 gene encoding fez family zinc finger protein 2 translates to MSRGPAASSSSSSSLRSIRPRLNLRNKLREAQFAWLLGCSLLHQFLLTMTTFPLDSVLSFPRLDGVRNGPSAAPKALAFSIDRIMSKSSGPRGASDHRTGGADLSDGRKLLGVCSPVPCMIPLHPFSYDLQAKALLNYSEFWKANFRGALCGSSSASCKANCGMCSKVEPGLKHPLLTGCSRVIKPQVIHQAMTMPAGGSLYYLNYLDAAGYPPAELLTGQLFSSTLAGSQAQASSLSQHHKLLLLESAKLAAGGSADKFPSPQYPHKEHLPGQLDQIVKENHSLNSEKSGAKAHSKPGHHGATAADGKPKNFTCEVCGKVFNAHYNLTRHMPVHTGARPFVCKVCGKGFRQASTLCRHKIIHTQEKPHKCAQCGKAFNRSSTLNTHIRIHAGYKPFVCEFCGKGFHQKGNYKNHKLTHSGEKQYKCSICNKAFHQIYNLTFHMHTHNDKKPFTCATCGKGFCRNFDLKKHIRKLHDNSGSAAAASSREIPR